In one window of Mercurialis annua linkage group LG4, ddMerAnnu1.2, whole genome shotgun sequence DNA:
- the LOC130015420 gene encoding L10-interacting MYB domain-containing protein-like, whose protein sequence is MWYPMDEFYVHRRYEGCIKEEKNGWCLVRYLNQLLAAVSISNSSVSNSSNLKLFLKNINMSRKCKTSGRVTWTNEQFTSFVDICVKGTNIGQRSGGGWGDRGWIWVENEMKLVGLVFTREQLKHKWDWMKEQWKIWKELKGKSTGLGWNPFTGTVMASNEWWDEKIKENPSFAKFREKGIGKELYEKYEIIFLSTVATGDYAYAPSSGILPSDIEELSHDDVLSTQQSGYLENNFNEHLNEMSGGGLGNEQSFTELLFGTTNLENVGSNTSQGSGKKQKRTGSPADGRMNKKGGKEKKLSGTEQVTNIVRELNEGMQESMKNKTTALCRVLGDRPGCSIEEVMKDVLSLPQMQEASDIHFFSTLLLDQKSKREMYCTLKDTGTKWKWLEYHHTLWVKGMWKPNN, encoded by the exons ATGTGGTATCCTATGGATGAGTTCTATGTACATCGCCGGTACGAAGGCTGTATAAAAGAGGAGAAAAACGGCTG GTGTTTGGTAAGATATTTGAATCAGCTGTTGGCAGCTGTTTCCATCTCAAACAGCTCCGTTTCCAACAGCTCCAATTTGAAGCTTTTTCTCAaaa aTATAAATATGTCTCGCAAGTGTAAGACTAGCGGAAGAGTCACTTGGACAAATGAGCAATTTACTTCATTTGTTGACATATGTGTTAAAGGTACTAATATTGGTCAGAGAAGTGGAGGTGGGTGGGGTGATAGAGGGTGGATTTGGGTAGAAAATGAGATGAAACTTGTTGGCTTAGTATTTACTAGAGAACAACTAAAACATAAATGGGATTGGATGAAAGAACAATGGAAAATATGGAAAGAATTGAAAGGAAAATCAACTGGATTAGGATGGAATCCTTTTACCGGCACAGTCATGGCATCTAATGAATGGTGGgatgaaaaaattaaa GAAAATCCAAGTTTTGCAaaatttcgtgaaaagggaATCGGTAAAGAGCTTTATGAGAAATacgaaattatatttttgagtACCGTGGCTACCGGAGATTATGCATATGCTCCATCTTCTGGAATTTTACCTAGTGATATTGAAGAACTGTCACATGATGATGTGCTTTCTACTCAACAGAGTGGTTAtctagaaaataattttaatgaacATCTAAATGAGATGAGTGGTGGAGGATTAGGCAACGAACAATCGTTTACTGAGCTCCTTTTTGGAACAACAAACTTAGAAAATGTTGGAAGTAATACTAGTCAAGGAAGTGGTAAAAAGCAAAAGAGAACAGGATCTCCAGCTGATGGGCGAATGAATAAGAAAGGgggtaaagaaaaaaaattatcgggTACTGAGCAAGTGACCAATATTGTTAGAGAATTGAATGAAGGTATGCAGGAAAGTATGAAAAATAAGACTACTGCATTATGTAGAGTTTTAGGGGATCGCCCAGGTTGTTCCATTGAAGAGGTTATGAAAGATGTTCTTTCTTTACCACAAATGCAAGAGGCAAGcgatattcatttttttagtacTTTATTGTTggatcaaaaatcaaaaagagaGATGTACTGTACTTTGAAAGATACTGGGACAAAGTGGAAATGGCTTGAATATCATCACACATTATGGGTGAAGGGCATGTGGAAACCGAACAACTAG
- the LOC130015421 gene encoding uncharacterized protein LOC130015421 → MNDVQKIIFEDDNDDDQIWERTIYAVGIVSESYFRYNYKEPCMDSFQTGMMWLLEIMRGNDKRCLNMFRMDKDTFINLCQDLEKYYGLAASPRMSTLEKVGIFLFILSLGASNRQAQERFQRSGETISRVFREVLKSMMRFSIDVIKPKDLTFSTIPLEIQDDERYMPHFKDCIGAIDGTHVSACVEEHEIIRYIGRKGVPTQNIMAACSFDMQFTFVLAGWEGKYYLVDAGYSQIEGFLAPYKGTRYHLPEFQRSGRPKGLKETFNRWHSSLRSCIERTFGVWKARWKILRLMPSYPFHVQRDIVITSMALHNYIRRKALDDPAFSHLDKNPNFMPPDIFNNLNDDRSSENCEEGETAQMKIIKDQIAHSLIRARRDL, encoded by the exons atgAATGAcgttcaaaaaattatttttgaagatGACAATGATGATGATCAAATTTGGGAAAGAACAATCTATGCTGTTGGAATTGTATCAGAATCATATTTCAGGTACAATTATAAAGAACCATGCATGGATTCATTTCAAACAGGGATGATGTGGTTACTAGAGATTATGAGGGGAAATGATAAAAGATGTCTTAACATGTTTAGGATGGATAAAGATACATTTATTAACCTTTGTCAAGATCTTGAAAAATATTATGGTTTAGCTGCTTCACCAAGAATGTCAACTTTAGAAAAAGTTggtatatttttgtttattctttCCCTGGGAGCTTCAAATCGACAAGCTCAAGAACGTTTTCAACGATCAGGTGAGACAATTAGCAGAGTCTTTCGTGAAGTATTAAAGTCAATGATGCGATTTTCTATTGACGTGATCAAGCCAAAGGATCTTACGTTTTCTACGATTCCTTTAGAAATACAAGATGATGAAAGATACATGCCTCACTTTAag GATTGCATTGGAGCAATTGATGGAACTCATGTATCAGCATGTGTGGAAGAACATGAAATTATTCGATATATTGGTAGAAAAGGAGTTCCTACACAAAATATTATGGCTGCTTGTAGTTTTGAcatgcaatttacttttgtgttGGCTGGATGGGAAG gaaaatacTATTTAGTTGATGCTGGATATTCACAAATAGAAGGATTTCTCGCACCTTATAAAGGAACTAGATATCATCTACCTGAATTTCAACGTAGCGGTCGACCAAAAGGATTAAAAGAAACTTTCAATAGGTGGCACTCGTCTCTTAGGAGTTGCATTGAAAGAACTTTTGGAGTTTGGAAAGCAAGATGGAAAATTTTACGATTGATGCCTTCTTATCCATTTCATGTACAAAGAGACATTGTTATTACATCAATGGCGTTACATAATTATATTCGAAGAAAAGCTCTAGATGATCCGGCATTTTCACATCTGGATAAAAATCCCAATTTCATGCCTCctgatatatttaataatttgaatgaCGACCGATCAAGTGAAAATTGTGAAGAAGGCGAAACTGCAcagatgaaaataataaaagatcaaATTGCTCATAGTTTAATTAGAGCAAGAAGAGATTTGTAG